One part of the Xiphophorus maculatus strain JP 163 A chromosome 1, X_maculatus-5.0-male, whole genome shotgun sequence genome encodes these proteins:
- the LOC102237349 gene encoding taste receptor type 1 member 1-like: MKHLLLAAVFLFETFLHASTRSTAPSSEFRLDGNFLIGGLFDIHFAWGPGRHLRPEALDCSTQCFSISSYRRFQLMRFTVEEINNSTSLLPNVTLGYEMFDHCSDTLSFPGILKLISVNDQIQPWAEPNTKLSKVIAVVGPFTSTQSLTVAPLFMVDLIPMVNYGSSTSIFSKKAKFPSFLRTVHTNSDVIEVIVTILKHFQWRWVAFLYTADDYGSDGLDLFVKRIRDTDICIAYTKDLNADINFSRLFKHIELLRIHVIIVFTAEVAAKVLIKSAIHFNVTDKVWIANDAWSLNKQLPKMEEIRNIGTVLGVAQPIVTVPGFGDFIHSAKGQSECGYAGQQMCGNQVFNCSDWSAQTILEADPSFSFPVYSAVYAIAHALHKTLQCEEEGCSNITVYPNMVLAALQKSNFTLLNHTIQFDENGDLKFGLYFLVFWNRTGDAQKFGFYQFYPTANFYINSTEIIWYTNKEVPTSLCTPECPDGYARKQTYIHRCCFTCEICPNETYINVTEDPYNCISCKETEWSDEGSTSCNLRLVEYIQFTDMGAVLIMVGAGTLVGLSGAISVLFAFNYNTPVVRSAGGPMCFLILGCLTLCSISVFFYFDKPTSASCILRYLPFLLFFTVCLACFVVRSFQIVCIFKIAAKFPKLQRWWTKYHGQWLLVTGAFTAQALLLIVSFSYDSPSPYNETSWNHDRIVLFCSLNLEATSFSFVLLGLLSCLCFIFSYMGKDLPKNYNEAKAITFCLLLLILTWILFVTIYMLYHGKFIQSLNALAVLCSLYSFLLWYFLPKCYIIIFQSHKNTPQYFQCLIQNYTKTISK, from the exons ATGAAACACCTTCTTcttgctgctgtgtttctgtttgaaactTTTTTGCATGCTTCAACTCGAAGCACCGCTCCATCCTCAGAGTTTCGTCTGGATGGGAATTTTTTGATAGGTGGACTCTTTGATATTCATTTCGCCTGGGGCCCTGGTCGCCATCTCCGACCAGAAGCTCTGGACTGCTCGAC TCAGTGTTTCAGTATCTCAAGTTATCGGAGGTTTCAGTTGATGAGATTCACGGTAGAAGAAATTAACAACTCCACCAGCCTGCTTCCAAACGTGACTCTGGGCTACGAGATGTTTGACCATTGCTCAGACACGCTAAGCTTCCCAGGGATTTTAAAACTCATCTCAGTGAATGATCAGATCCAACCTTGGGCTGAGCCAAACACAAAACTGTCCAAGGTGATAGCAGTGGTTGGTCCTTTCACAAGCACTCAATCCCTCACTGTAGCCCCGCTTTTTATGGTGGATCTCATTCCTATG GTAAATTATGGATCCTCAACTtctattttttcaaagaaagcaAAATTCCCGTCATTCCTACGAACAGTGCATACCAACAGCGATGTTATAGAGGTGATTGTTACCATTCTGAAGCACTTTCAGTGGCGCTGGGTCGCTTTCCTTTACACTGCCGATGATTATGGCAGCGACGGCCTTGACTTATTCGTGAAGCGGATCAGGGACACTGACATCTGCATTGCGTACACCAAAGACCTCAACGCTGACATTAATTTTTCTAGGTTGTTCAAACACATTGAGCTGCTGAGGATACATGTAATCATTGTCTTCACAGCGGAAGTGGCTGCCAAAGTTCTCATCAAGTCAGCTATCCACTTTAACGTCACCGACAAAGTTTGGATAGCAAATGATGCATGGTCTCTGAATAAACAACTGCCTAAGATGGAAGAAATACGAAACATTGGAACTGTGCTTGGTGTGGCCCAGCCGATAGTGACAGTTCCTGGTTTTGGTGATTTCATCCATTCTGCTAAGGGCCAGAGCGAGTGTGGCTACGCTGGGCAGCAGATGTGTGGCAATCAGGTTTTCAACTGCAGTGACTGGAGTGCACAAACTATCCTAGAGGCAGACCCGTCCTTCTCTTTTCCTGTTTATTCTGCTGTTTATGCGATCGCTCATGCACTGCACAAGACCTTACAGTGCGAAGAAGAGGGGTGTAGTAATATCACAGTGTATCCAAACATG GTTCTAGCAGCGCTCCAGAAGTCCAATTTCACTCTGCTAAACCACACCATTCAGTTTGATGAAAATGGTGACCTCAAGTTTGGACTCTATTTCCTCGTTTTCTGGAACCGTACTGGTGATGCACAGAAGTTTGGATTTTATCAATTTTATCCAACAGCTAATTTCTACATCAACAGCACCGAAATCATCTGGTACACGAATAAAGAA GTTCCCACGTCTCTTTGCACCCCAGAGTGTCCAGACGGATATGCAAGAAAGCAAACTTACATCCACAGATGCTGCTTTACCTGTGAAATCTGTCCAAATGAAACATACATCAATGTTACAG AGGATCCGTACAACTGCATCAGCTGTAAGGAGACAGAGTGGTCTGATGAAGGAAGTACATCATGCAACCTGCGGCTGGTGGAGTACATACAGTTCACAGACATGGGGGCGGTGCTGATCATGGTTGGAGCCGGCACCTTAGTGGGCCTCAGTGGCGCTATATCTGTTCTCTTCGCCTTCAACTACAACACGCCTGTTGTCAGATCTGCTGGAGGACCGATGTGCTTCCTGATTTTAGGCTGCCTCACTCTGTGCAGTATCAGTGTGTTCTTTTACTTCGACAAACCCACAAGTGCTTCGTGCATCTTAAGATACTTGCCCTTCTTATTGTTCTTCACAGTTTGTCTGGCATGTTTTGTTGTGCGCTCTTTTCagattgtttgtattttcaaaatagcTGCCAAGTTCCCCAAACTCCAAAGATGGTGGACTAAATATCACGGCCAATGGCTGCTCGTCACTGGCGCATTCACAGCTCAGGCCCTGCTACTTATTGTTAGCTTTTCCTACGATTCTCCCAGCCCTTACAACGAAACGTCGTGGAACCACGACCGAATTGTGCTTTTCTGTTCTCTGAATCTAGAAGCAACCTCGTTTTCTTTCGTTTTACTCGGCCTTTTGAGCTGCCTTTGCTTCATTTTCTCCTACATGGGAAAAGACCTTCCGAAGAATTACAACGAAGCCAAAGCCATAACCTtctgcctgctgctgctgatcctCACCTGGATCTTGTTTGTTACCATTTATATGCTCTACCACGGAAAGTTCATCCAGTCTCTGAACGCTCTCGCAGTGCTCTGCAGCCTCTACTCGTTCTTGTTGTGGTATTTTCTGCCAAAATGTTACATCATTATTTTTCAGTCCCACAAAAACACACCGCAGTACTTTCAGTGTCTCATACAGAACTACACCAAAACAATCAGCAAGTAG
- the LOC106699587 gene encoding taste receptor type 1 member 1-like: protein MKAEQAVAHLHLLGCLLPLLIDVVTASEFKLDGDYLMGGLFDIHHVSGAYPHYKPETITCSSERLILSSYRRFQVMRFSIDEINNSTNLLPNVTLGYEIFDHCSDIQNFPGIFNLISENNFIYPWDELSKNVSKVIAVVGTYTSTETLSVAPLFMTDLIPMVSYGAASSVFSRKKNFPSFLRTVHPNKDVIEVLYNILQNFNWRWVSFLYSEGDYGKDGLDLFMKKIKDTEICLAYTKGLNENTDYPLLFRQLEAQRVNIIIVFAPEWTAEALIKGAIKQNVTNKVWIAGDAWSLHKELPKENGIRNIGTVLGVAEPKMNIPGFNDFIYSSTGQSQHDDKDEQTFCNQICECPNVTAADVINADPSFNFPVYSAVYAVAHALHNVLQCGSGRCNTAISVQPYMVLTALRKSSFVLINESVQFDENGDPMFGSYSIVFWNQSGEAEEVGFHRFPPFVQFFINSTKIQWHSDGKEPASFCSKECPEGYSKAQEGIHKCCFHCKICPDGTYINTTEDPYNCISCKETEWSDPGSTLCNLRLVEYIPFTDSGAIVIMFGASTFVGLTVAMSALFAFNYNTPVVRSAGGPMCFLILGCLSLCSLSVFFYFDKPTIASCVLRFLPFLLFFTVCLAGFVVRSFQIVCIFKIASKFPKLLSWWMKYHGQWLVISGAFVTQAVLLIIGYSVAPPKPYSDVFSYTELIILGCDLNLKAISGSVSLLASLCSLCFIFSYMGKDLPKNYNEAKAITFCLLLLILTWIVLTTTTMLYHGKHIHTFTALAVLSSLYSFLLWYFFPKCYIIIFQPQKNTQQHFQGLIQNYTKTVSQ from the exons ATGAAAGCTGAGCAGGCGGTTGCTCATCTGCATCTGCTGGGATGTCTTCTGCCTCTCCTGATTGATGTAGTCACTGCCTCAGAGTTCAAGTTGGATGGGGATTATTTGATGGGGGGTCTTTTTGATATTCATCATGTCAGTGGAGCGTATCCTCATTACAAACCAGAAACCATTACCTGCTCAAG TGAACGATTAATCCTGTCAAGTTATCGGAGGTTTCAGGTGATGAGATTTTCCATTGATGAAATCAATAACTCCACTAACCTGCTGCCAAACGTAACTCTGGGTTATGAAATATTTGACCACTGCTCAGACATACAGAATTTTCCTGGCATTTTCAACCTGAtctctgaaaataatttcatttaccCATGGGATGAGTTGAGCAAGAACGTTTCTAAAGTGATTGCAGTGGTTGGCACCTATACAAGCACAGAGACTCTGTCAGTGGCCCCACTCTTCATGACGGATCTTATTCCTATG gTCAGTTATGGGGCTGCTAGTTCTGTCTTCTCAAGAAAAAAGAACTTCCCATCCTTCTTACGGACTGTCCATCCCAATAAAGATGTCATTGAAGTGCTTTATAATATTCTGCAGAACTTCAACTGGCGCTGGGTTTCATTCCTTTACAGTGAGGGTGATTATGGAAAAGATGGCTTGGACTTGTTCATGAAGAAGATAAAGGATACCGAGATCTGCTTGGCATACACCAAAGGCCTCAACGAAAACACAGATTATCCTCTCTTATTCAGACAGCTAGAGGCACAAAGAGTGAACATCATCATTGTTTTTGCTCCTGAATGGACTGCTGAAGCTCTCATCAAAGGAGCCATAAAGCAAAACGTGACCAACAAAGTGTGGATAGCAGGGGATGCTTGGTCCTTGCACAAGGAGCTCCCCAAAGAAAATGGAATCAGAAATATTGGAACTGTTCTGGGGGTAGCTGAGCCAAAAATGAACATACCAGGTTTCAATGACTTCATCTATTCCTCCACAGGACAGTCTCAGCATGATGACAAAGATgagcaaacattttgtaatcAGATTTGTGAATGCCCCAATGTAACTGCTGCAGATGTAATCAACGCAGACCCGTCCTTCAACTTTCCTGTTTACTCTGCTGTCTATGCCGTTGCACATGCTTTGCACAATGTCCTGCAATGTGGGTCGGGCAGGTGTAATACAGCTATATCAGTGCAACCATATATG GTTTTAACAGCACTGAGAAAATCCAGCTTTGTACTTATAAACGAGAGCGTTCAGTTTGACGAGAATGGGGACCCCATGTTCGGATCTTATTCAATCGTTTTCTGGAACCaaagtggtgaggcagaggagGTCGGGTTTCACAGGTTCCCCCCATTTGTCCAGTTCTTCATCAACAGCACCAAGATTCAGTGGCATTCTGACGGGAAG GAACCAGCGTCATTTTGTTCCAAAGAATGTCCTGAAGGGTATTCAAAAGCACAAGAGGGAATCCATAAATGTTGTTTCCACTGTAAAATCTGCCCAGATGGGACTTACATCAACACTACAG AGGATCCCTACAACTGCATCAGCTGTAAGGAGACGGAGTGGTCTGACCCAGGAAGCACGCTGTGCAATCTGCGCCTGGTGGAGTACATACCGTTCACAGACAGTGGTGCCATAGTGATCATGTTCGGAGCCTCCACCTTCGTGGGCCTCACGGTAGCCATGTCTGCGCTCTTTGCCTTCAACTACAACACTCCTGTTGTCAGATCTGCTGGAGGACCGATGTGCTTCCTGATTTTAGGCTGCCTCAGTCTGTGCAGTCTCAGCGTGTTCTTTTACTTCGACAAACCCACGATCGCATCTTGTGTGTTAAGGTTTTTACCGTTTCTGTTGTTCTTCACCGTTTGTCTGGCAGGTTTTGTTGTCCGCTCTTTTCagattgtttgtattttcaaaatcgCATCTAAATTCCCGAAACTCCTCAGCTGGTGGATGAAATACCACGGACAGTGGCTGGTCATCAGTGGGGCCTTCGTCACACAGGCTGTCTTGCTAATCATTGGCTATTCTGTTGCCCCCCCAAAGCCTTACAGCGATGTGTTTTCCTACACAGAACTAATCATACTCGGTTGTGACCTTAACCTCAAAGCGATATCTGGTTCTGTTTCTTTGCTCGCCTCACTGTGTTCCCTTTGCTTCATTTTCTCCTACATGGGAAAAGACCTCCCGAAGAATTACAATGAAGCCAAAGCCATAACCTtctgcctgctgctgctgatcctCACCTGGATTGTCCTCACCACTACAACCATGCTTTACCATGGAAAGCACATCCACACGTTTACCGCTCTGGCAGTGCTTTCAAGTCTCTACTCGTTTCTGTTAtggtatttttttccaaaatgctacattattatttttcaaccTCAGAAAAACACTCAACAGCACTTCCAGGGTCTCATCCAGAACTATACGAAAACAGTTAGCCAGTAG
- the LOC102228445 gene encoding taste receptor type 1 member 1-like yields the protein MKHFIAAVCMMGLFLQGITKSTMRHSEFQLEGDYLLGGLFDIHFISSPPSQKRPEAINCSREIFLLPNYRRFQLMRFTVEEINNSTTLLPNVTLGYELFDHCSDTRSFTDILKLISVDGSIQPWREPSKNRSKVIALIGPFTSTHTLTIAPFFMVDHIPVVSYGSSASVFSEKRKYPSFLRTVHPNQDTVGVIAMILQHFSWRWVAFLHSNNDFGVDGLEMFIKKIKNTDICLAYSKALAEDTDYSLVFKQMEKQNLNVIIVFAPKIYAEAVIKTAIEQNVTNKVWIADDGWSLNKKLPNMKGIRNIGTVLGVAQPVLTIPGFDDFIYSTVGQAIKADAEQQTCNQVCICRNLTAGQIIAADPSFSFPMYSAVHAVARALHNILQCETDRCDDAIPVQPSMVVEELRKSNFTLLNQSVLFDENGDPNFGHFSIVFWNHSGNAQEVGFYHFNQSPDFYINNTQIQWHTDEEVPIAICSPECPTGYARKTIGIHKCCFRCEICPPQTYVNITEDPYNCISCKETEWSEEGSTSCNLRLVEYVPFTDSRAILVMAGTFILLGLIVAVALLFAVNYHTPVVRSAGGPMCFLILGCLTLCSISVFFYFGKPTNASCVLRYAPFLLCYSVCLACFVVRSFQIVCIFKIAAKFPKLQSWWIKYHGQWLLITGTFSTQAMLILISFSSHPPRPYNETSWYQDQIVLSCDLNLAVASCSFIILPLLCCLCFIFSYMGKDLPKNYNEAKAITFCLLLLILTWIVFATEYLLYRGKYIHTLNALAVLSSLYSFLLWYFIPKCHIMIFQAHKNTQKYFQGLIQNYTKTISQ from the exons atgaaacattttattgccgCCGTGTGTATGATGGGACTTTTTCTCCAAGGCATCACAAAATCCACAATGAGACACTCAGAGTTTCAACTGGAGGGAGATTATTTACTTGGTGGACTTTTTGACATCCATTTTATCAGCTCACCTCCTTCACAGAAAAGACCTGAAGCCATCAACTGTTCTAG GGAGATTTTCCTTCTTCCAAATTACCGAAGGTTTCAGTTGATGAGATTCACggttgaggaaataaataactCCACCACCCTGCTGCCAAATGTCACCCTTGGCTACGAGCTATTTGACCACTGCTCGGACACACGCAGCTTCACAGATATCCTCAAGCTCATCTCCGTCGATGGCTCCATCCAACCTTGGCGGGAGCCATCAAAGAATCGGTCCAAAGTGATAGCACTGATTGGTCCTTTCACCAGCACACATACCCTGACCATAGCACCGTTTTTCATGGTGGATCACATTCCTGTG GTCAGTTATGGCAGctctgcttcagttttttcCGAAAAACGCAAATACCCGTCTTTTCTACGAACAGTCCACCCCAATCAGGACACTGTGGGAGTGATTGCCATGATTCTTCAACACTTCAGCTGGCGTTGGGTTGCTTTCCTCCACAGCAACAATGACTTTGGCGTCGACGGCTTGGAGATGTtcattaaaaagattaaaaacaccGACATCTGCCTGGCTTATTCCAAGGCCCTTGCTGAAGACACTGATTACTCACTAGTCTTCAAACAGATGGAGAAACAAAACCTAAATGTGATTATTGTGTTCGCGCCAAAGATTTACGCCGAAGCCGTCATTAAAACTGCAATTGAGCAGAATGTCACCAACAAAGTGTGGATAGCGGATGACGGATGGTCTTTAAACAAAAAGCTCCCCAACATGAAGGGAATCAGAAATATTGGAACTGTACTCGGGGTTGCTCAGCCAGTGCTAACAATTCCTGGTTTCGATGATTTTATCTACTCTACGGTAGGGCAGGCAATCAAAGCAGATGCCGAGCAGCAGACGTGCAATCAGGTTTGCATCTGCAGAAATCTGACTGCTGGACAAATTATTGCAGCAGATCCGTCGTTCTCTTTCCCGATGTATTCCGCTGTGCATGCTGTTGCCCGGGCCTTACATAACATCCTACAATGTGAAACTGACAGATGTGATGACGCTATACCAGTGCAGCCATCTATG GTGGTAGAAGAACTCAGGAAGTCCAACTTCACATTGCTGAACCAGAGTGTCCTATTTGATGAGAATGGAGACCCAAATTTTGGGCACTTTTCAATAGTTTTCTGGAACCACAGTGGCAATGCTCAGGAGGTTGGCTTCTACCATTTTAACCAATCTCCTGACTTCTACATCAACAATACCCAAATTCAGTGGCACACAGACGAAGAg GTTCCGATCGCAATTTGTTCCCCCGAATGTCCAACAGgatatgcaagaaaaacaattgGAATCCATAAATGTTGCTTCAGGTGTGAAATATGTCCACCTCAAACATATGTCAACATCACAG AGGATCCCTACAACTGCATCAGCTGTAAGGAGACAGAGTGGTCTGAAGAAGGAAGTACATCATGCAACCTGCGGCTGGTGGAGTACGTTCCCTTTACAGACAGCAGAGCTATACTGGTAATGGCCGGGACCTTCATCTTGCTGGGTCTCATTGTGGCTGTAGCTCTCCTCTTCGCCGTCAACTACCACACTCCTGTCGTCAGATCTGCTGGAGGACCGATGTGCTTCCTGATCTTAGGCTGCCTCACTCTGTGCAGTATCAGTGTGTTCTTTTACTTTGGTAAGCCCACAAATGCTTCTTGTGTCTTGAGGTATGCCCCGTTTCTTCTGTGCTACTCCGTTTGTCTGGCATGTTTTGTTGTGCGCTCCTTTCagattgtttgcatttttaaaatagctgCCAAGTTCCCCAAACTCCAAAGCTGGTGGATAAAATATCACGGCCAATGGCTGCTCATCACAGGGACATTCTCAACTCAGGCCATGTTGATTCTCATTAGCTTTTCTTCTCACCCTCCCAGACCATACAACGAGACATCATGGTACCAGGACCAAATTGTTCTGAGCTGTGACTTAAATCTCGCTGTAGCTTCttgttcttttattattctCCCTTTGCTTTGTTGCCTTTGCTTCATTTTCTCCTACATGGGAAAAGACCTGCCAAAGAATTACAACGAGGCCAAAGCCATAACCTtctgcctgctgctgctgatcctCACCTGGATTGTGTTTGCTACTGAATACCTGCTTTACCGTGGAAAGTACATCCACACTCTCAATGCTTTGGCAGTTCTGTCAAGTCTTTACTCTTTTCTCTTGTGGTATTTCATCCCAAAATGTCACATCATGATTTTTCAGgctcataaaaacacacagaaatactTTCAAGGTCTTATTCAAAATTATACCAAAACTATTTCCCAGTAG
- the LOC102228708 gene encoding transcription factor HES-4, translated as MVATSECGEKGKSGNKVSKPLMEKKRRARINQCLDELKSLLESYYSSSIRKRKLEKADILELTVKHLRSLQKIQSISAGASELPDYQLGFRNCLANVNQYLLLADHLSGSERWVMSQLSNKLCRSRRGGEASSTTDSDPSQPEAAAAAEEEAAGRLRLPSANGHEGERNPTRSVIPKLRTAHTVSSLAIEDTNKLFDAKQTRVLAQKAPTGNIETQSSRHRNPECASPRLDAGNTERHVWRPW; from the exons atggtgGCAACATCAGAATGTGGTGAAAAGGGCAAATCCGGAAACAAG GTTTCAAAACCTCTCATGGAGAAGAAGCGAAGAGCGCGAATAAATCAGTGTCTGGACGAGTTGAAGTCGCTTCTGGAGAGCTACTACAGCAGCAGT ATTCGAAAGCGCAAGCTGGAGAAAGCCGACATCTTAGAGCTCACGGTGAAACATCTGAGGAGCCTCCAAAAGATTCAGAGCA TTTCCGCCGGTGCTTCTGAGCTTCCTGATTACCAGCTGGGCTTCCGGAACTGCCTGGCAAACGTCAACCAGTACCTGCTGCTGGCTGATCACCTGAGCGGCAGTGAGCGCTGGGTGATGTCGCAGCTCTCCAACAAGCTGTGTCGCTCTCGGCGGGGAGGTGAAGCGTCCAGCACCACGGACAGCGACCCGAGCCAACCtgaggcggcggcggcggcggaggaGGAAGCGGCGGGGAGGCTTCGGCTGCCGAGCGCAAATGGACACGAAGGAGAGAGGAACCCGACCAGATCTGTAATTCCGAAACTCCGAACGGCTCACACGGTTTCCTCTTTAGCCATCGAGGACACGAACAAGTTATTTGACGCCAAACAGACCCGTGTTTTAGCGCAGAAAGCTCCCACGGGAAACATAGAGACGCAAAGCAGCCGTCACAGGAACCCTGAGTGCGCCAGTCCACGGCTTGACGCTGGGAACACGGAGCGCCATGTGTGGCGGCCCTGGTGA